The proteins below are encoded in one region of Rhinolophus sinicus isolate RSC01 linkage group LG07, ASM3656204v1, whole genome shotgun sequence:
- the RNF126 gene encoding E3 ubiquitin-protein ligase RNF126 isoform X1: MAEASPQPGRYFCHCCSVEIVPRLPDYICPRCESGFIEELPEETRSTENGSAPSTAPPDQGRQPFENVDQHLFTLPQGYGQFAFGIIDDSFEIPTFPPGAPADDSRDPESRREREQQSRHRYGARQPRARLTARRATGRHEGVPTLEGIIQQLVNGIITPATIPNLGLGPWGVLHSNPMDYAWGANGLDAIITQLLNQFENTGPPPADKEKIQALPTVPVTEEHVGSGLECPVCKDDYGLGERVRQLPCNHLFHDGCIVPWLEQLAQQREPSKQLLRPPRSPKRAQDPPHTGPAGTGTPMSQSPGGASPPPHRGLRCGRTPAVGRGSDDPWPPGCTGGRLSPETPRSGMGAPASPSHLSNLTLHMSNSGKVL; encoded by the exons GATTACATCTGCCCGAGATGTGAGTCTGGTTTCATCGAGGAGCTGCCGGAAGAGACTAG GAGTACAGAGAATGGTTCCGCCCCCTCCACAGCGCCCCCGGACCAGGGCAGGCAGCCATTCGAG AACGTGGACCAGCACCTCTTCACGCTGCCACAGGGCTATGGGCAGTTTGCTTTTGGCATCATTGACGACAGCTTTGAGATCCCCACGTTCCCCCCGGGGGCACCGGCAGATGACAGCAGGGACCCTGAGAGTcggagggagagagaacagcagTCCCGGCACCGGTATGGTGCCCGGCAGCCTCGAGCCCGCCTCACTGCGCGGCGGGCCACTGGCCGGCACGAAGGTGTCCCCACGCTGGAAGG GATCATCCAGCAGCTGGTCAACGGCATCATCACTCCGGCCACCATCCCCAACCTGGGCCTAGGCCCCTG GGGCGTCCTGCACTCAAACCCGATGGACTACGCCTGGGGGGCCAACGGGCTGGACGCCATCATCACGCAG CTCCTCAATCAGTTTGAAAACACGGGCCCCCCGCCCgcagacaaagagaaaatccaggCCCTCCCCACCGTCCCTGTCACCGAGGAGCACGTAG GCTCCGGGCTGGAGTGCCCCGTGTGCAAGGACGACTACGGGCTGGGCGAGCGCGTGCGGCAGCTGCCGTGCAACCACCTGTTCCACGACGGCTGTATTGTGCCCTGGCTGGAGCAG ctCGCCCAGCAACGAGAACCCAGCAAGCAACTCCTGAGGCCCCCCCGCAGTCCCAAGAGAGCACAGGACCCGCCTCACACAGGCCCGGCAGGCACAGGGACTCCAATGTCCCAGAGCCCAGGAGGTgcttccccgcccccccaccgTGGACTCCGGTGTGGCCGCACCCCAGCTGTGGGCAGAGGCTCGGATGACCCGTGGCCTCCAGGCTGCACAGGAGGCCGGCTCTCCCCAGAGACACCGCGGAGCGGCATGGGTGCCCCGGCCTCCCCATCCCATTTGTCCAACCTCACCCTCCACATGTCCAACAGTGGGaaggttttataa
- the RNF126 gene encoding E3 ubiquitin-protein ligase RNF126 isoform X2, which yields MFEQRPSFRQGASQDYICPRCESGFIEELPEETRSTENGSAPSTAPPDQGRQPFENVDQHLFTLPQGYGQFAFGIIDDSFEIPTFPPGAPADDSRDPESRREREQQSRHRYGARQPRARLTARRATGRHEGVPTLEGIIQQLVNGIITPATIPNLGLGPWGVLHSNPMDYAWGANGLDAIITQLLNQFENTGPPPADKEKIQALPTVPVTEEHVGSGLECPVCKDDYGLGERVRQLPCNHLFHDGCIVPWLEQLAQQREPSKQLLRPPRSPKRAQDPPHTGPAGTGTPMSQSPGGASPPPHRGLRCGRTPAVGRGSDDPWPPGCTGGRLSPETPRSGMGAPASPSHLSNLTLHMSNSGKVL from the exons ATGTTTGAGCAGAGACCCAGCTTCCGCCAGGGGGCCAGCCAG GATTACATCTGCCCGAGATGTGAGTCTGGTTTCATCGAGGAGCTGCCGGAAGAGACTAG GAGTACAGAGAATGGTTCCGCCCCCTCCACAGCGCCCCCGGACCAGGGCAGGCAGCCATTCGAG AACGTGGACCAGCACCTCTTCACGCTGCCACAGGGCTATGGGCAGTTTGCTTTTGGCATCATTGACGACAGCTTTGAGATCCCCACGTTCCCCCCGGGGGCACCGGCAGATGACAGCAGGGACCCTGAGAGTcggagggagagagaacagcagTCCCGGCACCGGTATGGTGCCCGGCAGCCTCGAGCCCGCCTCACTGCGCGGCGGGCCACTGGCCGGCACGAAGGTGTCCCCACGCTGGAAGG GATCATCCAGCAGCTGGTCAACGGCATCATCACTCCGGCCACCATCCCCAACCTGGGCCTAGGCCCCTG GGGCGTCCTGCACTCAAACCCGATGGACTACGCCTGGGGGGCCAACGGGCTGGACGCCATCATCACGCAG CTCCTCAATCAGTTTGAAAACACGGGCCCCCCGCCCgcagacaaagagaaaatccaggCCCTCCCCACCGTCCCTGTCACCGAGGAGCACGTAG GCTCCGGGCTGGAGTGCCCCGTGTGCAAGGACGACTACGGGCTGGGCGAGCGCGTGCGGCAGCTGCCGTGCAACCACCTGTTCCACGACGGCTGTATTGTGCCCTGGCTGGAGCAG ctCGCCCAGCAACGAGAACCCAGCAAGCAACTCCTGAGGCCCCCCCGCAGTCCCAAGAGAGCACAGGACCCGCCTCACACAGGCCCGGCAGGCACAGGGACTCCAATGTCCCAGAGCCCAGGAGGTgcttccccgcccccccaccgTGGACTCCGGTGTGGCCGCACCCCAGCTGTGGGCAGAGGCTCGGATGACCCGTGGCCTCCAGGCTGCACAGGAGGCCGGCTCTCCCCAGAGACACCGCGGAGCGGCATGGGTGCCCCGGCCTCCCCATCCCATTTGTCCAACCTCACCCTCCACATGTCCAACAGTGGGaaggttttataa
- the RNF126 gene encoding E3 ubiquitin-protein ligase RNF126 isoform X3, translating to MAEASPQPGRYFCHCCSVEIVPRLPDYICPRCESGFIEELPEETRSTENGSAPSTAPPDQGRQPFENVDQHLFTLPQGYGQFAFGIIDDSFEIPTFPPGAPADDSRDPESRREREQQSRHRYGARQPRARLTARRATGRHEGVPTLEGIIQQLVNGIITPATIPNLGLGPWGVLHSNPMDYAWGANGLDAIITQLLNQFENTGPPPADKEKIQALPTVPVTEEHVGSGLECPVCKDDYGLGERVRQLPCNHLFHDGCIVPWLEQHDSCPVCRKSLTGQNTATNPPGLTGVTFSSSSSSSSSSSPSNENPASNS from the exons GATTACATCTGCCCGAGATGTGAGTCTGGTTTCATCGAGGAGCTGCCGGAAGAGACTAG GAGTACAGAGAATGGTTCCGCCCCCTCCACAGCGCCCCCGGACCAGGGCAGGCAGCCATTCGAG AACGTGGACCAGCACCTCTTCACGCTGCCACAGGGCTATGGGCAGTTTGCTTTTGGCATCATTGACGACAGCTTTGAGATCCCCACGTTCCCCCCGGGGGCACCGGCAGATGACAGCAGGGACCCTGAGAGTcggagggagagagaacagcagTCCCGGCACCGGTATGGTGCCCGGCAGCCTCGAGCCCGCCTCACTGCGCGGCGGGCCACTGGCCGGCACGAAGGTGTCCCCACGCTGGAAGG GATCATCCAGCAGCTGGTCAACGGCATCATCACTCCGGCCACCATCCCCAACCTGGGCCTAGGCCCCTG GGGCGTCCTGCACTCAAACCCGATGGACTACGCCTGGGGGGCCAACGGGCTGGACGCCATCATCACGCAG CTCCTCAATCAGTTTGAAAACACGGGCCCCCCGCCCgcagacaaagagaaaatccaggCCCTCCCCACCGTCCCTGTCACCGAGGAGCACGTAG GCTCCGGGCTGGAGTGCCCCGTGTGCAAGGACGACTACGGGCTGGGCGAGCGCGTGCGGCAGCTGCCGTGCAACCACCTGTTCCACGACGGCTGTATTGTGCCCTGGCTGGAGCAG catGACAGCTGCCCCGTCTGCCGAAAGAGCCTCACAGGACAGAACACAGCCACCAACCCTCCGGGCCTGACTGGGGTGACTTTCTCCTCGTCTtcgtcctcctcctcttccagctCGCCCAGCAACGAGAACCCAGCAAGCAACTCCTGA
- the RNF126 gene encoding E3 ubiquitin-protein ligase RNF126 isoform X4, giving the protein MFEQRPSFRQGASQDYICPRCESGFIEELPEETRSTENGSAPSTAPPDQGRQPFENVDQHLFTLPQGYGQFAFGIIDDSFEIPTFPPGAPADDSRDPESRREREQQSRHRYGARQPRARLTARRATGRHEGVPTLEGIIQQLVNGIITPATIPNLGLGPWGVLHSNPMDYAWGANGLDAIITQLLNQFENTGPPPADKEKIQALPTVPVTEEHVGSGLECPVCKDDYGLGERVRQLPCNHLFHDGCIVPWLEQHDSCPVCRKSLTGQNTATNPPGLTGVTFSSSSSSSSSSSPSNENPASNS; this is encoded by the exons ATGTTTGAGCAGAGACCCAGCTTCCGCCAGGGGGCCAGCCAG GATTACATCTGCCCGAGATGTGAGTCTGGTTTCATCGAGGAGCTGCCGGAAGAGACTAG GAGTACAGAGAATGGTTCCGCCCCCTCCACAGCGCCCCCGGACCAGGGCAGGCAGCCATTCGAG AACGTGGACCAGCACCTCTTCACGCTGCCACAGGGCTATGGGCAGTTTGCTTTTGGCATCATTGACGACAGCTTTGAGATCCCCACGTTCCCCCCGGGGGCACCGGCAGATGACAGCAGGGACCCTGAGAGTcggagggagagagaacagcagTCCCGGCACCGGTATGGTGCCCGGCAGCCTCGAGCCCGCCTCACTGCGCGGCGGGCCACTGGCCGGCACGAAGGTGTCCCCACGCTGGAAGG GATCATCCAGCAGCTGGTCAACGGCATCATCACTCCGGCCACCATCCCCAACCTGGGCCTAGGCCCCTG GGGCGTCCTGCACTCAAACCCGATGGACTACGCCTGGGGGGCCAACGGGCTGGACGCCATCATCACGCAG CTCCTCAATCAGTTTGAAAACACGGGCCCCCCGCCCgcagacaaagagaaaatccaggCCCTCCCCACCGTCCCTGTCACCGAGGAGCACGTAG GCTCCGGGCTGGAGTGCCCCGTGTGCAAGGACGACTACGGGCTGGGCGAGCGCGTGCGGCAGCTGCCGTGCAACCACCTGTTCCACGACGGCTGTATTGTGCCCTGGCTGGAGCAG catGACAGCTGCCCCGTCTGCCGAAAGAGCCTCACAGGACAGAACACAGCCACCAACCCTCCGGGCCTGACTGGGGTGACTTTCTCCTCGTCTtcgtcctcctcctcttccagctCGCCCAGCAACGAGAACCCAGCAAGCAACTCCTGA